Below is a genomic region from Trichoderma asperellum chromosome 2, complete sequence.
ATATTGGCAGTGCATGGATACCGTATAAGAAAATGAATGTCATGGACGGCAGTGAATCTGATCGCCGCCCCATGCCAAGCCAGCAAATCGTGCCCCAGATTAGATTAGAGATGCGCCCAGTCGAATCCAAAGCCCCGTTCGGCACGACTCGTCACCGCCCCCTTCTGAGATTGCAACGGACACACAACTAGCCGTATTCGTATTTCGCTGGGCCGTAACACAGGCACTAACAGCAGCCAATCCATGAAGGACAGGTGTTGACGGAGGAAAAAATGCTTTCATAAACATCTTgacttctgctgctgtgaCATATACCGGgcttttgcttgcttcactcttgttttttcttccatttcGTCAGCCGTCCATTCCTTCAATTGgccttctctttgccttcagcagcagcagcagcagcagcagcaatgaacAGCACGGTCGAGCAAGTCATGGCGGATCTGCCACTGCACCCATTTTCCCCTTTTGCCATTGAGCTGCCAACCTATGTCCCCAACACTCTTTCGGCGCTGCCTCTCGTGTCCATCTTTGCAGCAGGATGTGTGGTTATTTTCGGAATCACGTATGGCTTCATTCAGCGGATGAGGCCCTCGATGAGCACCGGCGAGGTTTCCATCGCGCTCTGGTTTGCGCTCTGCGGCTGCATCCATCTGTTTTTTGAAGGTCAGTGAGAATGGAACATGTCAATCACAATGGCTTGACGCGCTATTTCTCATtttccccccccttctcttccctcttacccccttttttctttgttttctctgTCAGAATGCTAATAGATATGCAGGTTACTTTTCCTACAATGCATTCGACATGGCCAGCAAGACAGACATCTTTGGCCAGCTCTGGAAGGAATATGCCCTGTCTGATTCTCGCTACATGACCCAGGACGCCTTCACTGTTTGCATGGAAACCGTCACTGCTGTTTTCTGGGGCCCAATGTCCTTCTTTTGTGTCTACTTCATCATTGTTGACCACCCGCTGCGACACCCGTTCcagctcatcatcagcttGGGCCAGCTGTACGGTGACATCTTGTACTACGCCATCTGCACGTTCCAGGAGATTGTAAACGACATTGTGTACTGCCGACCGGAGCGATTTTACTTCTGGGCTTACTACTTCCTCTGCAACTTCTTCTGGATTGTTATTCCTCTGCTGCTCATCAAGCAGAGCGTCAGCGAGACCGCAAAGGCATTCGCCAAGGTCAAGGCGACGTCTGCTGTTAAGAAGGCTCAATaaaggagagaggaaagatGAGGAAATATTTCGGGAAGAAAGCATTTGCGGATTATGCTTGCAATCATAAGATTTGAGATTTAGAAGAGATTATTATCATGGTATAGATAAAAACGACGCTGCCTGTTTTTAGGGGAGAGTATTAACTCTAGCCCCCCCAAACATGTTGCTCCCTATAGGAGCCCTTCGTAATCCAAGAGGACGATTAACTGTTAATTAAAATCCATTCATCATCCATTCCAATAACGCCATCGCTATGCAAAGGTCCAGGTAACTAACTGACTTGAAATTTATTCGAATTGACCCTCAATGCCCAGCTTAATACCTTCCAACACAGGTCCCCACTGGCTGCTCGTCCTTTGAGTTCGAATCTCTCCAAATCGGTCGCTGGCAATTTTGCGGACAAGGAGAGtatcctttgcttttttaagaTTTCTTCCTTCGCCAGTAGAAAGATACTCTTCAAACCACACCTCTTCTACAGAGTCAAACGGCAAGAATGCCAATTCGTCTGCCTGCCCCGACTTGTTACCGAGAACCTCCGCGATCAGCTGCCGAAAGAGGAGCTGGCGGGTATACTCTGGGTATGTGCGGGAATATAGGAGCGCCTCAGTCACATTGGTTTGAGCCATGGCGCCAAAGATGAGCTCCAAAGCCTTGCAAGACTTTAAAACTGGTTGAACAGTATGGAAGTAAGACAGCGCAAGATCATAGTCGCCATCCGGAGCATGCTGCACAAGAGTGATGACGATATCATCCGCAAAGTCTGGTACTAATGATGGGTGGGCGACATATTCCAGAGCGGTCTATCAAATTGTTAGCAATGGGAGCCTGGATGCTGTAAATCACATCACCAACCGAAAAAGCTAGGCAGTCCATATACCACAAGCCTTTCATAAAGATCTCGTACTTCTGAGGCATTCCCGAAGCAGAAGCAAATGTTTCAGAAAGAGACGCCTGGCCGTCAACTATATCAAAGTCCAAGAGCACATAGTATAGCAACGATAACTTGTGGTGCATCGACATGTTGCTCTCGCAAATTTGTTGGTGAAGTTGTTTCACGCCATTGTCGTTCTTTGGAGGGTAGATCTTGTCTGCGCAATATGCTGGTCAGTTTTGCAATCAAAGCTGTGTGAATTAGTCTCAGAGCCATGGGTCTAGACTGACTTTTGCTGATTCCCAGTGCTTTCAAAACACGATCCATGAAGAGCTGCCCGCCTAAATCTTTCCGGCGCGCCTCGATCTCGTGGATGCGCTTGCGATCGTAGGGTACCTGGGCCCCCGCGGGGAAAACTTTGTGGTAATCGGTGTATTCAAACATTGTCGCGGGTCGTTAAGGCAGAAGTAGAGACAGGGCGTATCTGCGAGAAAGGCTTGGGGAAAGCGTCTTGCTATTCCAAACTTGCGTCAGAGCCAAAGCTTTCTGGTGCTGTGCTAGCTAACGAGCAAGCCATGGCCGTCGCGCCGTCACGTGTAAGCCGCACCGAAGCTCAAACGCCAGCGGCCGTAGCACTGAAGCCACAGCGAAAGCCACTGAAGCCACAAGCGAAACAATGAACAAATGGTAGGCTTGGTGGGGTGGGAGGGTACGTACCCGTTGTTTACAAACCACGCATTGGGACATTTCCAAACAAAGCCAGCGAGCGCGGGGTCCATCTAAGCAGAATCGATTTCTAGCGGTCTATTGCAAGTTCGGCTTGCGACACGACGAGAGGCGAAGGCCGTGAATCGCCGTTTGACCATCGACAGGGCCGGCCATCTATTATTTCTGATTTCGATTTCCTATCTCTGTTATTTCCAGCTACGCGAGCACGAGACGATCCCTCCTTGCATCCCTTTTTGAACACCGTGAGCGACAGCCCACCTTAGCGTCATGGCCTCTTCTCGACCATCGCGACGCGTCGCCAGGCGGCCAATTATCGAatccgacgacgaagatgagatcTCTTTAACATCAAATAATCGCGAAGAGTCGCCATTTGAACCGCCACAGCCAGCCGCCAAGAAAACCAGGACCGCGCGCAGGACAGTTCCgcctgcggctgctgctgatgcgtCTACAAAAACGACAAAGGCGCCTCGAGTCCGTGGGCGCCCTAAGAAGGCTCCAACCCCGTCAGGGACCGTTGACAGCAGCGATATACTAGGCGAAGATGAAATTTCCCAAGCAAATGTCACTGCGACTGCGAAACCCCGCGGCCGGACTAAGAGAGCCTCAACTGTTTCCAGTGTCGATTCCAATGACCACCCTGATGCAGCCGATCGAATGGACGGCAGTACATCGACAGCAGGCGGACCTTCATCACGGAAGCGGAGAAGTGTGGCATCGCGAAGATCAAGGGCCAGTAACGCACCAGAAACCCAACCAGAAGTACAGCCCCAAGTACAGCCAGAAGCACAGCCAGAAGCACAGCCAGAAGCACAGCCAGAAGCACAGCCAGAAGCACAGCCAGAAGCACAGCCAGAAGCACAGCCAGAGACCCCTCGGTCAAAGGTTAGTAGGAGTCCAGACGCCGCGCTGGAAGATCAGATATCGCCAGAAGACCAATCCACACCAAAAGCACGACCTGCTCCGAGAGCAAAAGTCTCTTCGACGCCGAAGCCTGCTCCAAGATTACGATCCGCAACGCCACAGGAATCCCGACCACATGAATCCCAAGCTGTGCAGTCGACTCCAGCGCCCAAGCCAACGCAACCATCAAT
It encodes:
- a CDS encoding uncharacterized protein (TransMembrane:5 (o34-56i68-90o121-147i154-173o193-212i)), whose protein sequence is MNSTVEQVMADLPLHPFSPFAIELPTYVPNTLSALPLVSIFAAGCVVIFGITYGFIQRMRPSMSTGEVSIALWFALCGCIHLFFEGYFSYNAFDMASKTDIFGQLWKEYALSDSRYMTQDAFTVCMETVTAVFWGPMSFFCVYFIIVDHPLRHPFQLIISLGQLYGDILYYAICTFQEIVNDIVYCRPERFYFWAYYFLCNFFWIVIPLLLIKQSVSETAKAFAKVKATSAVKKAQ
- a CDS encoding uncharacterized protein (EggNog:ENOG41) translates to MFEYTDYHKVFPAGAQVPYDRKRIHEIEARRKDLGGQLFMDRVLKALGISKNKIYPPKNDNGVKQLHQQICESNMSMHHKLSLLYYVLLDFDIVDGQASLSETFASASGMPQKYEIFMKGLWYMDCLAFSTALEYVAHPSLVPDFADDIVITLVQHAPDGDYDLALSYFHTVQPVLKSCKALELIFGAMAQTNVTEALLYSRTYPEYTRQLLFRQLIAEVLGNKSGQADELAFLPFDSVEEVWFEEYLSTGEGRNLKKAKDTLLVRKIASDRFGEIRTQRTSSQWGPVLEGIKLGIEGQFE